CCTGGGACGCCTAGGTgactcggtcggttaagcgtctgccttcagctggggtcatgatcccagggtcgtggaattgagccccgtgtgggctcctggctcggcggggagccttcttctccctctgcctctgcctgctgctccccctgcttgtgtgctctttctctctgtcaaataaataaaatctttaaaagttaaaataaaatttcatcccGCTGCTTCAGTCATCCCAGGTGGGGCGAGGTGTGGTTGGGAGGTTGGTTGAAACATCACTGGCCAAGAATTGGTCCTTGTTGAAGCTGGATGGTGGGtatatggggtgggggtgggaatatGGTTGTATTTTCTACATTTGTGCATGTTggaaattttccattaaaaaaaatgttttaacctAAAAAGAAAGTCTTTCCCTCAGTTCCATGCGCCTTCCAGATACCAAAGATACCATGTATCTTCTCCAGAGTCATCCACACCtgcctccgtttcctcacctcccacccacTTGCATTCTGGCTTTTACCTCCAGAAACTGCTCTGATCAAAGCTGCCGGTGGCTTCCCCCGTGTAGTTAAATGGAGTCACCCCATTCAGGTTTTCTCTTACAAGACTACTTGTAGAATTCAATGCCATTGACCCCTCCATCCTTCTTGAAAGTTTtcccttgcttgcttgctttttttttttttttttaagatttatttatttattttagagcgaaagaaggagagagtggggggaggggcagagggagagaatcttcgagcagactccccactgggcaaggagcccacaGCCCgactcaggtctccatctcacaacccatgagatcatgacctgagccgaaactaccAGTTGGATGTtcaacctgctgagccacccagatgcgcCCCTTGGTTTCTGTGACAccactctttccctttcccttcctctctctcggGCTCCTCCCGCTCAGCCTCCAtcagtttcctatggctgctgcaGCAGATGTCGACAAGCCAGGGGCAGGGCGCTtagaacaagagaaatttattctctcacagttttgaaGGCCAGAGGTCTGAAATCAGTACCACGAGGCTGacatcaaggtgttagcaggacTGTGGAGGGCTCCCTCAGAGGcgcttccagcttctggtggctcctggcgttccttggcttgtggccgcaTCACTCTGATCTCTGCTTCTGTCCGGCTTCACGTGGCCTTCTCTTCTGTGTCTGTCCAGTCTCCCTCGGACTCTCTCTTATGGACACTTACATgacatttagggcccacctggacaatccaagataatctccctgTCCCAAGATCCTTACTTCCTCACATCTGCAGAGACCCATTTTTTGGCCATCAGCAGTAACACAGGCTCCAGGAATGAAAACGTGGCTGTCTTTCAGTGGCCCATTTTGTAGCCTTTCACGGCCTCCTTCACAGGCATGACTTCTCCCCATCCAGGAGGGGCTCTTTCCTAGCCCACTCTTCTCTTCTCGCTCACACACTCCCCTCGCGCTCCCCGTGACCTCTTGTTTGCTTAGGCTTTGGTTCTTGTCTTGGCTCTGCCGTCTTCATagctctgtccccagccctgcATTTTTCTCCTGAGAAATCTCTAGCCCCACGGAAGAGCAGTCTCTTCGATGTCTCCCCTTGGATATGCCCTGGGCCTCTCCTACCTTTCATGTCTGAAACTGGCCTCAgaatctccccccacccccagatccgCTCCTCGTCCGTGACTGTCTCAGGGACAGTTTGACTAGTCCCCAGACCAGAGCCCTGGACCTGAACTGGATGCATCCCCCGCCTCCCAGCCCTTCAGCCCCAAGGCTTGTCTCCTCTGCCTCCTGAGCATCTTTCGAACCACCACCCGTTCTATGCCCTCCTCCACAGCCCCTGCCCAGCTCTGTCTTCTCTGGTCTCAGCGATTAAAACCCTCCCTGAAACCCACTGCACTCGTaaccctcaccccctccctcttccccgcCGCAGCCAGGCTGCCCAAAGGAGTGGCCTgtactttctgtcttctcttattTCCTGCCTGCTCAGCCTCACTCCGGTTCCCACACCTTTTGAGAAACAGCTCTCGACATGGTCTGCCTAGCACCCAGCTTGCCCGTTACCAGCACCCATGTTGTCTTTGACCGTCCTGGCTCCCCCACCACACTGGCTGTTTCCTGAGGGCAGGTGTTGGGCTGGTGTTGGGCTGGCTCGCTCCCGTGGATCCTCAGCATGGCCCAGCGCAGGGCCTCGCACAGATTTAGAGTTGCTGAAGAGTGGCTGCATGAATGTGTGAAGGagcaggacagagagagggaatgagtgaACAATTTAGTGGATGCATTAGTGATTTTGTGAACAGGTGAAAAGGCAAAGAATTGTGTGAGTCAGTGAATGAGGTGGCAAAGGCCCAAGTAAACTCACCaagcacactcctgcctcagggcctttgcactggctattcCCGTTCATAGAACTCTCTTCCCCCAAAAATGTCACGGCTCAGTCCCTCACCACCTCAGGTCTGCTGTAATGTCACTTCTTTGGCAAGGGCTTCTCTGACTGCCCCATTTAAAATTGCCgcctgggccgcctgggtggctcagtcggttaagtgtctgactcttggtttcggttcaggtcatgatcttggggttgggggattgacccccacatggggcttgtgctcagcacagagtctgcttcaaattctttctccctctctttctccctccctatctgcccctcccctttctctctgaaataaatatattgcaGCCTGCCCCCCAACTGACCccattccctccttcttccctcttcatttttctccatagctCTTGGGACCACCCAAGAGACTGTAAGTTTGCTAACACATCATATGTTTTCAGCAATTGCGTTTTTCACTGTCCGCGTCCCCTACTAAAATATCAACTTTGTGCTTACTGTGGTCTCTTTGGGACCTGGAACAGTGTGCaggacatagtaggtgctcagtaaatgtaaaATGAGTCTTTTCCACCCACTCCACCTCCCCTGCACTCCCATCCCAGGACTAACacatctcccctctccccacaggcTGCACACAGCCCAGTACTGGGCACTGGGGGGAGCTGAGCTGGACGCCGGTCCCACCCAGACCCCAGGACAAGGCGGAAGCCACAGAGGGAGCCCCAAGGGCCCCAGATGATGATGCCCCGGGGGCTGAGAACGCGGCGGTGAGTGCCATGCTGCGCGCCGTGGCTGCCAGCCGCCTGCCCGTGTGCAGCCAGCAGCAGGGCGAGCCTGACCTCACCGAgcgggagaaggtggccatcctGGGCCAGCTGTACCATGAGAAGCCGTTGGTGTTCCTGGAGCGCTTCCGCACGGGCCTCCGTGAGGAGCACCTGGCCTGCTTTGGCCACTTGCGTGGCGACCATCGTGCAGACTTCTACTGCGCCGAGGTGGCCCGGCAGGGCCGTGCCCGACCCCGCACCCTGCGCACCCGCCTGCGTAACCGGCGCTACGCTGCTCTGCGTGAGCTCATCCAAGGTGTGGGGACAGGTGGGCTGGGCGGGTGGGGAGACCGAGGCAGAGGAAGTAAGAACTAAGGATGCAAGAGTGGAGACATGGACAGAGGTCCTGGGAGAGAAGTTTTGAGACAGGGACACAGGGAGGTTGAAACAGTAGCGGGAAGCGATGAGACAAGACAGGTGGAGACAGACAGGAACCCAGGGAAGAGAATGGAACAGGCACTGAGAAGGGTCAGAATTTAGTAGATGACGCAAGTGCCATTTCAAGTCAGTGGGCCACAGACACACAACCCAGCACTGTGATAAGTGGTTATCCCTCAGGAAAACGAGATTCcctccctcacaccatacacagaggTGCTGAGGAAACCCAGGAGAGTGTGTCTGTGACCCGGGATACAAAGTCCCTCTGAAACAAGGCACGCGTGTGGAAGGCATGAAGGAAAACACCGATACGTTCTTGCCTGTAGCATAATTACGAGCATCTTTGTGACCAGAGACACCAGAACTAAAGTTGAAAGATCAGAGCAAACGAGGCAGAGAGTGAGTGAAGATTCCGGTTAGGGAGAAGACGCAGACCCTAGAGCCATGGAGTTGGAGAGGGTGGGATGCAGCGACAGGTCGtgaagaaggatggaaggaggagggaTAAATGAATGGGGGGTGAGGTGACAGACGGGCAACCCAGGAGAGACAGGTGGGCGGAGGCGGAGCGGCAGAAACAGAGCCAGGGAAacggagggagagaaacagaatatGGTGGGAAACACAGGACAGGGACGACCACAGACCCCAGTGCTGCAGAGGCCGGGATTCTGGGCAGATTCTCGCCCTGGGCTCTGAAGGCGGGGCTGGGACCAGTGGGTGGGAGGGACCAGGCAGGTTTAAGGGTTTTCTGAGGgacagagccacctgcaggaacaGGCAACCAGGGGAGACGGGAAGGTCCCGGGTTTGGGTGTGGCGGGGAGCCAAGCCCACCCGAGGGACAGCTGCAGAGGAGAGTACTCTGGGAAAAGGTGAGGTCTGGGGTCTGGAAGACCGCCAGGGGTGCCCACATCTGGCACGTCCAGCTGCGTGCACAGACAGCCACACGTGACCCCTGCCTGTGGCCTGCACGCTGACTCGCATTCACCCCCAGACACGCGCACAGGAGGGTGGGCACACCTGTGTGTCCACGCGCAGCGATGGGCAGGGACGTATGAACTCTGCCGGGCACCGTCGCGCACAGGCCCCAGAGCACCAGCGCCTCGGCGGACATGGTGTCCACAGCTGAGCGTGCGCTACAGGGCCGATGATGCGCACATGCCTGACGCATGCACAAGTACTCGCGGCCACGTGACCTCAGGCCCCTGCGTCCTCTCCCGCCTGAATGTGCACGCACAGGCTTGCACTTGTGCATGCATGGCTTCCTACGAGCACGGTCGCGGACCCGTGTCTGCTCAGACAGGCTCACCCCGCACCCAGACCGCTGAGCCCGTGCGCGCCCTGTCTCGGTGCAGGCGGCGAGTACTTCAGTGATGAGCAGATGCGGTTCCGGGCCCCGCTGCTGTACGAGCAGTACATCGGGCAGTACCTAACCCAGGAGGAGCTCAGTGCCCGTGCCCCGGCCCACCAGCCACCCAAGCCGGGTGCCCTCGGCACCCCCGCCTGCCCGCTCTCTGATCTGCTGCTCCAGTCCTACCAGGAGCGGGAGCTGCAGCAGCGGCTGctccagcagcaggaggaggaggaggcctgcctggaggaggaagaagaggaggaggacggTGATGAGGAAGGTGAGGGCCGGGACTAGGGGGCTCCCAGGCTGGGCCCCCGACTGCAAGAGTAGACCACGcgtccctcccctgcctgccctgagtgCTCAGGCTCTTCCCAGTCCTTCCAgcatctctgcccccccccaaaggcACCCAGCAATCGCTCCCCTCCAGGCCAATGCTCGTGCCGTTCTCTCTGCCAAGAATGCCTTCCCCTCGCCACCGTCCAGGTAGCAGCTCCTGACCCTGTTCTCCAGCCTCCGGAGTACTGTACTGTCATTGTGTGTTTGGCGTGTGGCCCGGGGCGGCAGGACCGGGCCGTTTGGTCACCACTGTGTTACCATCCCACCAGCACAGAGGAGCGGCTCTGCTCGGCCTTGTGCTCAGCCCCTCCCCGAGTGTACCGCTCATGTCCCCCGCTGTGGGTGTCCGCCCCTACAGACCAGAGCCCTGGCAAAGACTCGGAGGCCTGGGTCCCCGACTCAGAAGAGAGGCTGATCCTGCGGGAAGAGTTCACCAGCCGGATGCACCAGCGCTTCCTGGACGGCAAGGACGGGGACTTTGACTACAGGTGACGCgggccccaccccccagcccccagcccagccccccacGGCCCCGGCTCAGATGGCGTGAGGGTTTCAGATGAACCAGAGATCAGCGGGCGTCCTTGGACGTGCTTTGTCCTTCTCTGAGCAGCAGTCCCCTCACCTGAAGAAGGGACTGCGCAGGGCTGACGGTCGGCTCAAATGTGACAAAAGACCGAACTATTTCCATTCGGGTGAGTGGTGGTGGCCTGGTAGGTAGGATGCCACCGCCccaagccccccaggtgcccccaggcacACCAGCTTCTTCCACGGACCCCCAGACCTCCCTGCGCTTCAGGAAGTGACCGCTGGCAGGGTTAGTGTCTTGCACAGAGGGGCCTGTGGTACCCGCCCCTGCAGTCTGCCTGCTGTCCCACTGTAACCCCAGGGCGAGACATACGGCCACTGCTCTGGGAAGGATCTTGCCATCAGTATCGGAGTCAGAGATAACAGGCTTTGACAACTGAGGCCGTCTTGCCTGGTTGGGTGTGCCAGCTGAGGGGGGGACACCATTACCACGGCCCCCGGGCACACCCGCGGCCTGATctagcgccccccccccccccgccatcacCTCCGGAGGCAAGTCAAGCTGGGTGGAGCCTCTTGGCCCGAGTTCCCACACAAAGCGGGGTGCAGAGTGCTTGGGCCGTGGGGAGCCCCCAGAAAGCAGGTGCCTGTGAGGCACTTGGGCCTGGCATGAGGCATAGAGATGAGGGGAACCGAAGCCCACCCCCTCTGGAGGGCAGTGGCTGGGCAGCAGGGCCAGCGGGTCCCTCTTCTGCCTTCAGCCAGAGCgcgctgagcacctgctgtggccAGACGCCGGGGGTGAAGCGGCGACCACAGCCAGCGAAGGGGTTCCCTGCCCTGAAGGGAGCCCCACTCTAGTGAGGAAGCAGGAGTATTTAGCATCTCGTGCTGAGGGGGCCGTAAGGAGAATGAAAGCAgggtctgggggcggggggttgggACGATGCGGCTGTCTGCGCAGGTGACGTTTCGGCAAAGACGTGCAGGATGGGAGGGGTAAGTGACCTGAATATCTGGGGTCAGAGTGTTCCTGCAGGGGAACAGCAGGGGCAGGGGTCCTCTCGACAACTGAGCATCCCTTGTCACCTTAGGGCAGACATTCCTCAGCACTGTTGGCCTTCCGGGCCAGATCGTTCTTCGTGTGGCGCATTGGCCTGTGCGCGGTGGCGTATGGAATGGCGTCCCTGGTGTCGAGTCGCTGGGTGCCAGTAGGAgccccccagttgtgacaaccagaatGTCTCCAGTTTATTCCCAAGTGTCCCCTGAGGGGCAGACTCCTCCTGGTTGAGAAGCACTCTCTGGGGAACGTGGGTCCTCCCGTCCCCACATCTTCCAGCTTTTTGAGAGAAACCAGAAGTTTTTACGTAGAATCTCTGCTTTGGAAAATGTTGCCTTTTGTGTGAAGCCCTGAGAGACTCCAgtgctgcccccccacccaggggGCAGCTCCCAGTTAGAGCCTCCGGCGGGTGGCCTTTGACCCTGGGGGCCGCAGCTCCTCTCTGAAGGGTGAGAAGCAGCGAGGCTGAGGCTGGGCCCAGAGAGCCGGCCCctgacagccccctccccctgcagcacCGTGGATGACAACCCCGACTTTGACAACCTGGACATCGTGGCGCGGGATGAGGAGGAGAGGTACTTCGACGAGGAGGAGCCCGAGGACGCGCCCAGCCCGGAGCTGGATGGGGACTGAGGGCTGCGGCCGCCCACCCCGCCCGTGACTCTGTCTAGGGGACAGCCGCACTGCCTCTGGTGCCATCCCAGCCGACTCCCTGCCCCCTCTGTGTGCGGGGTTCCCTACCTTCCCCCCCTACTCTCCTCGCCCctgtctctcgctgtctctctggcTCACTCGCTTTTTCTCCCTGCCTTTCCGTCTCTTGCTTTCTGCatccgtctccctctccctgcacctcttTACTCTCTGCCTTTCTGTCCCCTTCCCTGCACCTCAGTCTCTGTCCCCACGACAGGGCCCAGGCTGAACTTCGTCCCCTTGACCGAGGCCAGCGGGCCCTTCGTAGCTGGAGCCGGCCAGGTCGACGGCAGTGCCCAGTGTGGGGTCTGGGTGAGCCCCCAGCTTCACCCCCGGCCTCTGCCTATTTCTCCACTTCTGGTGCTGGTGCAGCTCGCGCCTCTTGAACGCTGTTTCGTTCCTGTCTCCTTCACCCTCGCTCTGGGCCTCTGGCTCTCCCCAACTGTACGCTCCCATCTTGGCCTCCACGCCGCCTCCggccctctgtctgcctctccgcctttctctctctggacaTGTTGTCCCGccacccccagcctggctgcTGTGGGCAGCAGAGCCCTGACTGCTGAGGAAGGAGGCCTCGCTGGGCTGGCTACCAGCTGTCACCTCTCCCTCAGGACCCAGACTTGGGAGGGGGGTGCAAAGGCAGCACTGGGGCCACGGGCCTGCCAGCTTGGGTGTGGCAGGAGGGGGCACGGGGAGGAGGGCTCTCCCCACTCAGCCCCACCGGCCCCTCTCTTTCCCCAGCCGCAGTGTTCCTTTCCTTCACTTCCTccgcctccttctccctctcctgtttaCACTCCCCAAATACGCACAGGCTGTTATCATGGGTCCTGAGTCATCCCACACACAGCTTGCCCCAGCATCCCTGCCCCCAGCTGGCCACAGGGCCCGCCCCGCAGAGCCCCCTGCCGCCCCAGGCTAATGGGAGCCAGATGGCCTCCCGGTGACTCAGCCACTGGCCTGTGGGAACCCAGGCGTCCCGCCTTCCCATGCCCCCACACCCGGCTCCTGCTTCCCCCAGTAGACACGCACATGGAGAAGGGCTCAGCTGCTTGCAGGGAGGGCCATGGGCCACGGGTCCgagaggtggggcctgggaagCCCTCACTCCTGGGAGCCAGCATGATGGCACCCCGCCATAGCCAAGCCTGAGGGACCCTCAAAACCACCT
This genomic window from Ursus arctos isolate Adak ecotype North America unplaced genomic scaffold, UrsArc2.0 scaffold_19, whole genome shotgun sequence contains:
- the CCDC97 gene encoding coiled-coil domain-containing protein 97 — its product is MEAVATAAAAREPDEGCTQPSTGHWGELSWTPVPPRPQDKAEATEGAPRAPDDDAPGAENAAVSAMLRAVAASRLPVCSQQQGEPDLTEREKVAILGQLYHEKPLVFLERFRTGLREEHLACFGHLRGDHRADFYCAEVARQGRARPRTLRTRLRNRRYAALRELIQGGEYFSDEQMRFRAPLLYEQYIGQYLTQEELSARAPAHQPPKPGALGTPACPLSDLLLQSYQERELQQRLLQQQEEEEACLEEEEEEEDGDEEDQSPGKDSEAWVPDSEERLILREEFTSRMHQRFLDGKDGDFDYSTVDDNPDFDNLDIVARDEEERYFDEEEPEDAPSPELDGD